In Elaeis guineensis isolate ETL-2024a chromosome 1, EG11, whole genome shotgun sequence, a genomic segment contains:
- the LOC105039778 gene encoding protein DMP3 has translation MTSQKPLVMDNTMSSARNLAQLHPTGTVLAFHALSPSFSNYGVCHISNKCITLSLVLLCTISCVFFSFTDSFKGTNGKLYYGMATPKSFIVVNYLPPDGDRSNVLEDLTRFQMRWLDCVHAFFSVLVFLTLTFSDANIQHCFFPNSGPNTKQILQHLPLGAGLLSSMVFLIFPTTRKGIGHS, from the coding sequence ATGACGAGCCAGAAGCCATTGGTGATGGATAACACCATGTCGAGTGCGAGGAACCTCGCGCAGCTCCACCCAACCGGCACCGTCCTCGCATTCCATGCTCTCTCCCCTTCCTTCTCCAACTATGGCGTTTGCCACATCTCTAACAAGTGCATCACCTTGTCGTTAGTTCTCCTTTGCACCATCTCTTGTGTGTTCTTCTCCTTCACTGATAGTTTCAAAGGGACCAACGGAAAGTTATACTATGGCATGGCCACGCCCAAAAGCTTCATTGTTGTCAATTACCTTCCTCCTGATGGGGATCGAAGCAATGTGTTGGAGGACTTGACGAGGTTTCAGATGCGGTGGTTGGACTGCGTGCATGCGTTCTTCTCGGTACTAGTGTTCTTGACTCTAACCTTTAGCGATGCCAATATACAGCACTGCTTCTTTCCAAATTCTGGGCCAAACACAAAGCAAATCCTCCAGCATTTGCCGCTGGGAGCCGGGCTCTTGTCAAGCATGGTGTTCTTGATCTTTCCAACCACTCGGAAGGGGATTGGACATTCATGA